A portion of the Stigmatella aurantiaca DW4/3-1 genome contains these proteins:
- a CDS encoding GntR family transcriptional regulator encodes MSSHPSAAASFDGDALSSELPLPLYLQLARYLRSQIVSGKLGHRDALPGERELAERFGVSRVTVRKALKELLDEGLLQQRQGAGTFVNRSPYVEQRLSTLTGFSEDMGSRGLAAGSVWLSRTVAVATPEETLALGTSPGTMVSRLQRLRTANSIAMALELAVVPTRFLPEPGEVQGSLYETLRRRGFTPFRALQRLSAIQLSAEQAAQLGVGEGAPALYIERRTMLEDGTPLEFVRSQYRGDSYDFIVELNLAGSAIPMR; translated from the coding sequence ATGTCGAGCCACCCCAGCGCAGCCGCTTCCTTCGACGGGGATGCGCTGTCGAGCGAGCTGCCGCTGCCGCTCTATTTGCAGCTCGCGCGGTACCTGCGGAGCCAGATCGTCAGCGGCAAGCTCGGCCACCGGGACGCGCTTCCGGGAGAGCGGGAGCTGGCGGAGCGGTTTGGCGTCTCCCGGGTCACGGTGCGCAAGGCCTTGAAGGAGCTGCTGGACGAAGGGCTCCTCCAACAGCGCCAGGGGGCTGGCACCTTCGTGAACCGCTCTCCCTATGTGGAGCAGCGCCTGTCCACCCTGACGGGCTTCTCCGAGGACATGGGCTCTCGGGGGCTGGCGGCAGGGTCCGTGTGGCTGAGCCGCACGGTGGCCGTGGCGACCCCCGAGGAGACGCTCGCCCTGGGCACCAGCCCGGGGACGATGGTGAGCCGGTTGCAGCGCTTGCGCACGGCCAACAGCATCGCCATGGCGTTGGAGCTGGCGGTGGTGCCGACCCGCTTCCTGCCCGAGCCGGGCGAAGTCCAGGGCTCTCTCTACGAGACGCTGCGGCGCCGGGGCTTCACGCCTTTCCGGGCCTTGCAGCGGCTGTCGGCCATTCAGCTCTCGGCTGAACAGGCCGCTCAGCTCGGCGTGGGGGAAGGCGCTCCGGCTCTTTATATTGAGCGGCGCACCATGCTCGAGGATGGCACTCCCTTGGAGTTCGTCCGGTCGCAGTACCGGGGGGACTCATACGATTTCATCGTTGAACTGAATCTGGCCGGGTCGGCCATTCCCATGAGGTGA
- a CDS encoding N-acetylmuramic acid 6-phosphate etherase gives MAKETEGTARRFQGLDAWGTGDLLETLWSSQSRATAACLAVLPELGRAVDAAIERLSSGQGRLVYAGAGSSGMLAALDALELGPTFGWPSARLSILLAGGLDLTRGIDGGAEDDEGAGRSRLRDLRPTASDVVIGVSASGLSTFTVGIVDEARRQGALTVAIASIEGSPLLQAAEHAVTVRTGAEVIAGSTRLGAGTAQKVCLNLFSTAIMTGLGLVFDNLMCNVQPENAKLRQRCTSIISRIAQVDEATAAEALQRHGDIKRAVLGLAGLSTSQAESALARAGGNLRVALSALSPQEKGGPCPR, from the coding sequence ATGGCGAAGGAGACGGAAGGAACCGCCCGGCGATTCCAAGGGCTCGATGCCTGGGGAACGGGCGATCTTCTGGAGACCCTGTGGAGCAGCCAGTCGCGCGCCACGGCGGCGTGCCTGGCGGTGCTGCCCGAGCTCGGCCGGGCGGTGGACGCCGCCATCGAGCGGCTCTCCTCCGGCCAGGGCCGGCTGGTCTACGCCGGGGCGGGCTCTTCCGGAATGCTCGCGGCCCTGGATGCCCTGGAGCTGGGACCGACCTTCGGCTGGCCCTCGGCCCGCCTCTCCATTCTCCTGGCGGGAGGGTTGGACCTCACGCGGGGCATCGATGGGGGCGCCGAGGATGACGAAGGCGCCGGCCGCTCCCGGCTCCGGGACCTCCGGCCCACCGCTTCGGACGTGGTGATCGGTGTATCCGCCAGTGGGCTCAGCACCTTCACGGTGGGCATCGTCGATGAGGCCCGCCGCCAGGGCGCCCTCACGGTGGCCATCGCCAGCATCGAGGGCTCGCCCCTGCTCCAGGCCGCCGAGCACGCCGTGACCGTCCGCACCGGCGCGGAGGTCATCGCCGGCTCCACCCGGCTGGGGGCCGGAACGGCCCAGAAGGTGTGCCTCAACCTGTTCTCGACGGCCATCATGACGGGCCTGGGCCTCGTGTTCGACAACCTGATGTGCAACGTGCAGCCGGAGAACGCGAAGCTGCGCCAGCGCTGCACTTCCATCATCTCCCGCATCGCCCAGGTGGATGAGGCGACCGCGGCGGAGGCCCTCCAGCGCCACGGGGACATCAAGCGCGCCGTGCTTGGGCTCGCCGGACTGTCCACTTCTCAGGCAGAGTCCGCTCTGGCCCGCGCAGGCGGTAACCTGCGCGTCGCGCTCTCAGCGCTCTCGCCCCAGGAGAAAGGTGGCCCATGTCCACGCTAA
- the ptsP gene encoding phosphoenolpyruvate--protein phosphotransferase, translated as MSTLKPAGSEAPRSLSKLQLAAPIAGWATVLEEVPDPAFAQRMVGDGIAVDPTSAELRSPCDGVVLTVHASRHACTLRTQTGAEILLHVGIDTVGLRGEGFTVHVREGQTIRTGEPLISFDMDLLARKARSLMTVMVVANGDAYTVTHRVQDRAVVMGEPLLEVSGGEFTAAAETSTETAECQVRLLIPHGLHARPAAAFVRHARPYPGSVHVALKGRSVNGKSVVALMGLGAHHGDMLTLTVRGERAGQVVQELAEQVSLGLGDTLRPIAEATPLPEEKPQEAVAASQPFAPGTAVMLKGTLAAPGLAVGQAVRVHEEEPKLSQKGRGVQDEERRLAEALAGVRRDIEVMLQTEGAGSAARKDIFQAHLALLDDPEFTGAAGQGIAIGQSAEWAWKAAIETHVQVLHGLSDPLLKERMGDLRDIGRRVIAFLTGQGGTRVPAELPPDAILVANELLPSDLAAVPPGRLAALCTARGGPTSHVAILAAGMGIPAVVALGDAALRIPTGTSLIVNGDRGELHVHPPEAAREATLGTLRTRASRRKTDLATAHEACHTADGVRIEVFANLGRPGDAAAATAQGAEGCGLLRSEFLFLERLTAPTEDEQAAQYQEIADALQNRPLIIRTLDVGGDKPLAYLPLPAEENPVLGLRGVRVSLRYPELLRTQVRAILRVKPLGVCRILVPMITSAHELQAVRTVVEAECRELGITSPVHVGAMIEVPAAAVLSDRLAAQADFLSIGTNDLTQYALAMDRGNAYLAPQLDSLHPGVLRLVAQTVEGARKHGRPVAVCGGIASDPQAAPLLIGLGVTELSATPAVIPGLKAFIRTLTLPQCQEAARQALELATGDEVRALVTSKWQAQ; from the coding sequence ATGTCCACGCTAAAACCCGCCGGGTCGGAAGCCCCCCGGTCCCTCTCCAAGCTGCAGCTCGCCGCCCCCATCGCGGGGTGGGCCACGGTCCTGGAGGAGGTTCCTGATCCCGCCTTCGCCCAGCGCATGGTGGGAGATGGCATCGCGGTCGACCCCACTTCGGCGGAACTCCGCTCGCCCTGCGATGGCGTCGTGCTCACGGTGCACGCCTCCCGGCACGCCTGCACGCTGCGGACCCAGACCGGCGCGGAGATCCTCCTTCACGTCGGCATCGACACCGTGGGCCTGCGCGGCGAGGGCTTCACGGTTCACGTTCGCGAAGGCCAGACCATCCGCACCGGCGAGCCGCTGATCTCCTTCGACATGGACCTGCTGGCGCGCAAGGCCCGCAGCCTCATGACGGTCATGGTGGTGGCCAACGGCGACGCCTACACGGTCACCCACCGGGTCCAGGACCGCGCGGTGGTCATGGGCGAGCCCCTCCTGGAGGTCTCCGGAGGCGAGTTCACCGCGGCCGCCGAGACGAGCACCGAGACGGCGGAGTGCCAGGTCCGGCTGCTCATCCCCCACGGGCTTCATGCGCGCCCGGCCGCCGCCTTCGTCCGGCACGCTCGGCCATACCCGGGCAGCGTCCACGTGGCGCTCAAGGGCCGCTCCGTCAACGGAAAGAGCGTCGTGGCGCTCATGGGGCTCGGCGCCCACCATGGGGACATGCTGACCCTGACCGTCCGGGGAGAGCGGGCCGGACAGGTCGTCCAAGAGTTGGCGGAGCAGGTCTCCCTGGGGCTCGGAGACACCCTGCGCCCTATCGCCGAGGCCACCCCCCTTCCGGAAGAGAAGCCGCAAGAGGCGGTGGCCGCCTCCCAGCCCTTCGCTCCCGGCACGGCGGTGATGCTCAAGGGAACCCTGGCCGCGCCGGGGCTCGCGGTGGGCCAGGCGGTCCGGGTTCACGAAGAGGAGCCCAAGCTCTCCCAGAAGGGCCGGGGCGTCCAAGACGAAGAGCGGCGCTTGGCCGAGGCCCTCGCGGGGGTCCGCCGGGACATCGAGGTGATGCTCCAGACCGAGGGCGCGGGCAGCGCGGCGCGCAAGGACATCTTCCAGGCCCACCTTGCCCTGCTCGACGACCCGGAGTTCACCGGGGCCGCGGGCCAGGGCATCGCCATTGGGCAGAGTGCGGAGTGGGCGTGGAAAGCAGCCATCGAGACGCATGTCCAGGTGTTGCACGGCCTCTCGGATCCGCTCCTGAAGGAGCGCATGGGCGATCTGCGAGACATCGGCCGGAGGGTCATCGCCTTCCTCACGGGACAGGGCGGCACGCGCGTCCCCGCCGAACTGCCACCGGATGCGATCCTCGTCGCCAACGAGTTGTTGCCCTCCGACCTGGCGGCGGTCCCCCCGGGCCGTCTGGCGGCACTCTGCACGGCGCGCGGCGGCCCCACCTCACATGTCGCCATCCTGGCGGCTGGCATGGGCATCCCCGCGGTGGTCGCCCTGGGAGACGCGGCCCTGCGGATCCCCACCGGGACCTCATTGATCGTCAATGGGGACCGGGGAGAGCTTCACGTCCATCCTCCCGAGGCAGCGCGGGAGGCCACCCTGGGCACCCTGCGTACCCGGGCCTCCCGCCGAAAGACGGACCTGGCGACAGCCCATGAGGCGTGCCACACGGCGGACGGCGTCCGCATCGAGGTCTTCGCCAACCTCGGCCGGCCAGGAGACGCGGCGGCGGCGACCGCACAGGGGGCCGAGGGTTGTGGCCTGCTGCGCAGCGAGTTCCTCTTCCTGGAGCGGCTCACCGCGCCCACCGAAGACGAGCAGGCGGCCCAGTACCAGGAGATCGCCGACGCCCTCCAGAACCGTCCCTTGATCATCCGCACGCTCGATGTCGGCGGCGACAAGCCCCTGGCGTACCTGCCGCTGCCCGCCGAGGAGAACCCGGTGCTCGGCCTGAGGGGCGTGCGCGTCTCCCTGCGCTACCCCGAGCTGCTGCGCACGCAAGTCCGCGCCATCCTCCGGGTGAAGCCCCTGGGGGTCTGCCGCATCCTCGTTCCGATGATCACCTCCGCGCACGAGTTGCAAGCCGTGCGGACCGTGGTGGAGGCGGAGTGCCGAGAGCTGGGCATCACCTCCCCGGTTCACGTGGGCGCCATGATTGAAGTCCCCGCCGCCGCCGTCCTGTCGGACCGGCTGGCGGCCCAGGCCGACTTCCTCTCCATCGGCACGAATGATCTCACCCAGTACGCACTGGCGATGGACCGCGGCAACGCGTACCTGGCGCCCCAGCTCGACAGCTTGCACCCCGGCGTCCTCCGCCTGGTGGCGCAGACGGTGGAGGGGGCCCGCAAGCACGGCCGCCCGGTGGCGGTATGCGGAGGCATTGCCTCGGATCCCCAAGCAGCCCCGCTGCTCATCGGCCTGGGGGTCACGGAGCTGTCGGCCACCCCCGCCGTCATCCCTGGACTCAAGGCCTTCATCCGCACGCTCACCTTGCCTCAGTGCCAGGAAGCCGCGCGGCAGGCGTTGGAACTCGCAACCGGTGACGAGGTGAGAGCACTCGTCACGAGTAAATGGCAGGCCCAGTAA